In Triticum urartu cultivar G1812 chromosome 6, Tu2.1, whole genome shotgun sequence, the following proteins share a genomic window:
- the LOC125515856 gene encoding uncharacterized protein LOC125515856 yields the protein MTMISEDGDISALLTEPNLDEEQAVTSGSDDFLPAILESIKSNEKEVELSPEEAAWADSCFVQTSELSDEDWGAMKQALLDSLQEPMEDSRDTTEVMLDQGTHVLSEAESHTLHVEKDTQDDNVDMEQQGNSDDDKDATEVGDGTNVIRGADEHGRQMDGYTADELVSSEVIEQAESRDSIFKVWDLDVSFSEDESELELIKDLKKLLKGKPQDATYPPPGDAAKALSEINIDELVAGLSNLSLQRNQ from the coding sequence ATGACCATGATTTCTGAAGATGGAGATATCTCAGCTCTGCTCACCGAACCAAATCTAGACGAAGAGCAGGCTGTGACTTCCGGATCCGATGATTTCTTGCCTGCTATTTTGGAATCAATTAAGTCAAATGAAAAGGAAGTCGAACTTTCACCTGAGGAGGCAGCTTGGGCTGATTCGTGTTTTGTGCAGACTTCTGAACTGTCAGATGAAGACTGGGGTGCAATGAAGCAAGCCTTGCTTGACTCCCTTCAAGAGCCAATGGAAGATTCCCGTGATACCACTGAGGTCATGCTTGACCAAGGCACCCATGTACTTTCAGAGGCAGAATCCCACACTCTGCATGTGGAAAAAGATACTCAGGATGATAATGTAGACATGGAGCAACAAGGCAATAGCGATGATGACAAGGATGCTACTGAGGTTGGGGACGGTACAAATGTAATTAGAGGTGCAGATGAGCATGGCAGGCAAATGGACGGATACACTGCAGATGAGCTGGTTTCATCTGAAGTCATCGAGCAGGCAGAGTCAAGGGATTCTATCTTCAAGGTTTGGGATCTAGACGTGTCGTTCTCCGAGGATGAGAGCGAGCTCGAACTCATCAAGGACCTCAAGAAACTCCTCAAGGGCAAGCCTCAGGATGCCACGTATCCGCCTCCTGGTGACGCAGCCAAGGCTCTGAGCGAGATAAACATTGATGAACTTGTGGCAGGCTTGAGTAACTTGTCGCTGCAGCGAAACCAGTAG